The following proteins are co-located in the Oncorhynchus gorbuscha isolate QuinsamMale2020 ecotype Even-year unplaced genomic scaffold, OgorEven_v1.0 Un_scaffold_2906, whole genome shotgun sequence genome:
- the LOC124017616 gene encoding ferritin, middle subunit, whose product MESQIRQNYHHDCEAAINRMINLEMFASYTYTSMGFYFSRDDVALPGFAHFFKENSDEEREHADKLLSFQNKRGGRILLQDIKKPERDEWGNGLEAMQCALQLEKNVNQALLDLHKIASDKVDPHLCDFLETHYLNEQVEAIKKLGDHITNLTKMDAVKNKMAEYLFDKHTLGGQS is encoded by the exons ATCCGCCAGAACTATCACCACGATTGCGAAGCTGCTATCAACCGGATGATCAACTTGGAGATGTTTGCCTCCTACACCTACACTTCAATG GGTTTCTATTTCTCCCGTGACGATGTGGCTCTGCCTGGTTTCGCGCATTTCTTCAAGGAGAACAGCGACGAGGAGCGGGAGCACGCCGACAAGCTACTCTCCTTCCAGAACAAGCGAGGTGGACGCATTTTACTCCAGGACATCAAG AAGCCAGAACGTGATGAGTGGGGCAATGGGCTGGAGGCAATGCAGTGTGCTCTGCAGCTGGAGAAGAATGTGAACCAGGCCCTGCTGGACCTGCACAAGATTGCCTCTGACAAGGTTGACCCCCAT CTGTGTGACTTCCTGGAGACTCATTACCTGAATGAGCAGGTGGAGGCCATTAAGAAGCTGGGAGACCACATCACCAACCTCACCAAGATGGATGCTGTCAAAAACAAGATGGCAGAGTACCTGTTTGACAAGCACACCCTGGGAGGCCAGAGCTAA
- the LOC124017614 gene encoding ferritin, middle subunit-like produces MESQIRQNYHHDCEAAINRMINLEMFASYTYTSMAFYFSRDDVALRGFAHFFKENSDEEREHADKLLSFQNKRGGRILLQDIKKPERDEWGNGLEAMQCALQLEKNVNQALLDLHKIASDKVDPHLCDFLETHYLNEQVEAIKKLGDHITNLTKMDVVKNKMAEYLFDKHTLGGQS; encoded by the exons ATGGAGTCTCAGATCCGCCAGAACTATCACCACGATTGCGAAGCTGCCATCAACCGGATGATCAACTTGGAGATGTTTGCCTCCTACACCTACACTTCAATG gCTTTCTATTTCTCCCGTGACGATGTGGCTCTGCGTGGCTTCGCGCATTTCTTCAAGGAGAACAGCGACGAGGAGCGAGAGCACGCCGACAAGCTACTCTCCTTCCAGAACAAGAGGGGTGGACGCATTTTACTCCAGGACATCAAG AAGCCAGAACGTGATGAGTGGGGCAATGGGCTGGAGGCCATGCAGTGTGCTCTGCAGCTGGAGAAGAATGTGAACCAGGCCCTGCTGGACCTGCACAAGATTGCCTCTGACAAGGTTGACCCCCAT CTGTGTGACTTCCTGGAGACCCATTACCTGAATGAGCAGGTGGAGGCCATTAAGAAGCTGGGTGACCACATCACAAACCTCACCAAGATGGATGTTGTCAAAAACAAGATGGCAGAGTACCTGTTTGACAAGCACACCCTGGGAGGCCAGAGCTAA
- the LOC124017615 gene encoding ferritin, middle subunit-like, which produces MESQIRQNYHNDCEAAINRMINLEMFASYTYTSMAFYFSRDDVALPGFAHFFKENSDEEREHADKLLSFQNKRGGRILLQDIKKPERDEWGNGLEAMQCALQLEKNVNQALLDLHKIASDKVDPHLCDFLETHYLNEQVEAIKKLGDYITNLTKMDAVKNKMAEYLFDKHTLGGQS; this is translated from the exons ATGGAGTCTCAGATCCGCCAGAACTATCACAACGATTGCGAAGCTGCCATCAACCGGATGATCAACTTGGAGATGTTTGCCTCCTACACCTACACCTCAATG GCTTTCTATTTCTCCCGTGACGATGTGGCTCTGCCTGGCTTCGCGCATTTCTTCAAGGAGAACAGCGACGAGGAGCGGGAGCACGCCGACAAGCTACTCTCCTTCCAGAACAAGAGAGGTGGACGCATTTTACTCCAGGACATCAAG AAGCCAGAACGTGATGAGTGGGGCAATGGGCTGGAGGCCATGCAGTGTGCTCTGCAGCTGGAGAAGAATGTGAACCAGGCCCTGCTGGACCTGCACAAGATTGCCTCTGACAAGGTTGACCCCCAT CTGTGTGACTTCTTGGAGACCCATTACCTGAATGAGCAGGTGGAGGCCATTAAGAAGCTGGGAGACTACATCACCAACCTCACCAAGATGGATGCTGTCAAAAACAAGATGGCAGAGTACCTGTTTGACAAGCACACCCTGGGAGGCCAGAGCTAA
- the LOC124017618 gene encoding uncharacterized protein LOC124017618 encodes MNGPKRTWQQVKIKYKNILQNAVKKNTHRQGTGGGSPKADLTPAEDMALELNKGRPVLEGIPGGKETSIGSSQDATRFIQVSGSTVFLLEPPAQAPDDADPGEGPSAAATAHDGDDDDEEETISLDSRRHEDPDAIQWENQPGNISSQAIRKLYGNHLRRQIELADIDIQYKKKKMENLALESEIKKRTIRKLDLEIKKLEREHQVWPLAYMKAQNCVFLSALTMACPFVRDVVDEEALVLRRAFRRERVFRDRLDPLAFPDDHLYERYRFSADGIRYLCRLLGPRIKHRTARSHALSVEQMVCVALRFFASGAFLYSVGDAEQLNKATICRTIRSVCLAIKALADVFISFPGHRRLCDIKEEFYRIAGFPNVIGAVDCTHIRIKAPQVPMRPIL; translated from the exons ATGAACGGGCCAAAACGGACATGGCAGCaggtcaaaatcaaatacaagaaCATTCTGCAGAATG CAGTGAAAAAGAATACCCACAGACAAGGCACGGGTGGTGGGTCACCAAAGGCTGACCTTACCCCAGCAGAGGACATGGCCTTGGAGCTAAATAAAGGCAGGCCCGTCTTAGAGGGGATCCCTGGGGGGAAAGAGACGAGCATAGGTTCCTCCCAAGATGCCACCCGCTTCATTCAAG TGTCTGGCAGCACTGTGTTCCTGTTAGAGCCACCAGCACAAGCACCAGACGATGCTGATCCA GGTGAAGGCCCCagtgcagcagcaacagcacatgatggagacgatgatgatgaggaggagaccATCTCTCTGGATTCCAGAAGGCATGAG GACCCAGATGCTATACAGTGGGAAAACCAGCCTGGCAACATA AGCTCACAAGCTATCAGAAAGTTGTATGGCAACCACCTCCGGCGCCAAATAGAACTGGCAGACATAGACATTCAGTACAAGAAGAAAAAGATGGAAAATCTTGCACTGGAGTCCGAAATAAAAAAGAGGACAATTAGGAAACTGGACCTTGAAATAAAAAAActtgagagggag CACCAGGTGTGGCCACTAGCCTATATGAAGGCCCAAAATTGTGTGTTCCTTTCTGCTCTGACAATGGCATGCCCATTCGTGCGAGATGTGGTGGATGAAGAAGCACTTGTGCTGAGGAGAGCCTTCAGGCGAGAAAGGGTCTTCAGGGACCGGTTGGACCCACTGGCCTTCCCTGATGACCATCTATATGAAAGATACAGGTTTTCTGCAGATGGCATCAGGTATCTATGCAGACTACTGGGTCCCAGGATTAAGCACCGCACTGCACGGAGCCATGCACTGAGTGTGGAGCAAATGGTTTGTGTGGCCTTGCGCTTTTTTGCTAGTGGAGCCTTCCTGTACTCAGTGGGGGATGCAGAACAGCTGAACAAGGCCACAATTTGCCGCACAATAAGGAGTGTGTGTCTGGCTATCAAAGCATTAGCAGATGTCTTCATCTCCTTCCCTGGCCACAGAAGACTCTGTGACATCAAAGAGGAGTTCTATAGGATTGCAG GTTTCCCCAATGTCATTGGTGCAGTGGACTGCACACACATAAGGATAAAAGCCCCTCAGGTGCCCATGAGGCCGATTTTGTGA